GAAAGACGGCGACCGCTGCTGGTTCGTCAAACTGCAGGAAATCCGCCTGTTCGAAAGCGTGGGTAACTATGCCCGCGTCTATTTCGAAACCAATAAACCTTTGATCCTAAAATCGCTGAATGCTCTTGAAGAGCGCCTCGACGAGCGGGTGTTTTTCCGTGCCAACCGGAAGCACATCGTCAACCTCCGTATGATCGAGCGGATCGATACTTACTTCAACGGGGGGCTGCTCCTGGAGATGCGCGGAGGGGAGAAGATCGAAGTAAGCCGCAGGCAGGCGGTGAAATTCAAGGAAATGATGAGCCTGTAGGGCTGCATGAAATTTGGAAGTGCCGGGCGGCGGGGAATTTTTTCCTGCCGCCCTTTTTTGTGATGTTACGGCGCTTAACGGGTGAGAAAATGTGAAAATTGTATTACGTGTATCCCGTTTGTGGCCACATTACTGCATACTTAAGGAAGGGGTATTCCGGGCTTACAGTATAGTTAATGTAGGGTAACTCCGTATAAACAGTATATCAGGAAGGGGCAATCTCAATACAGTAGGGACCTGGCAGGTATTTAGTATATATGGGATATACATACGGTTGCCTTGTTTATAGGACGGGTAGGCTATTGTCTGGTATTATTTTGTAAAAATGAGGAAGAGGTTGATTCCGGAACGGGATTTGCGAGATAGGGAGACGCGACCGGCGGCCCGGGAATAATTAAGGGCTGCCTTGGAGAAAGCAGCCCGTTATTTAAATTATGCTTATGAAAAAAGGCCTTACGGCCGAAAAAACCATAGTCGTGCGGATACCCGTGCGAAACCCATACCTCGACCGGGACAGTTAACGTTAAGCGTACTGTAGTAAATAAATTCTCTGGATATGCTTGTGATATGTTCTATCTACAAACCGTTCGGATGAAAAGCCGCTGGCCAGGCGATTACAAAAAATTCACACTCACGTCTGCTAGCGCCTCAATTCAGGGCCTTTGAATTACGCTGTTTAATGGTCTGGTTGGTTTCGGGGTGCAAGATATTAAACCTCCGCAAGTTTTCATACAAATCTTGCGGGGATCAATAAAAAATTTGATAGAGGGATAATTTTAGTGGCTGAAGTGAAGGGGGGCCTGATAAGCCGGAAGGTTTAACGGGCGGCGTTTACGGGGGCGCTGTGTACGGCGTCGGCGATTTCCCGGATCAGGGAAGCATCTTTTTCGATGGCGTTTCCGACCACGATGATATCGGCGCCTGCTTTGCAATTCAAATATGCTTTTTCGGCGGTACGGATACCTCCGCCAACGATTACCGGCACTTCCACCTGGCTGGATACGCGCTGGATCATGCTTTCGGTGATGGGTTTGCGGGCGCCGCTGCCGGCGTCCATATAAATCACTTTCATGCCCAGCATGTCTCCCGCCATCGCGGTGCACATGGCAATATCGTCTTTATCTGCGGGGATGGGGGTGGCGTTGCTGATGTACGACACCGTGGTGGGGGCGCCGCCATCGATCACCATATAGCCGGTGGAAATTACTTCCAGCCCGCTCTTCTTCACAGCGGCGGCGGAAACCACATGCTGCCCGATGAGCAGTTCCGGGTTGCGGCCAGAAATCATGGAAAGGTAAAGCAAGGCATCCGCGTAACGCGAAACCTGGGAAGGGCTCCCCGGGAACAGAATCACCGGAATATCGCAACTCGCCTTGATCTGTTGCACTACATCATCCAAATGATCGGTAATAACAAGACTACCGCCCAGGAAGATATAATCCACCTTCGATTCCGTGCATTTGCCGGCCAGATCTGCAATCCCGTCAGGCGTTACCTTGTCCGGATCTATCAGAACTGCGAATGATTTTGTACCCTTTGCCTTTCTCTCGATAAAGGAATTGTATATTTTTCTGTACATTAATAATGCATTGTTCCGGTTGTCGCAAATGTATACAATTTTTCGTAATAAGGACAGCGGCAAATAAATATGCATGGTATTGATTTTGCAATTGAATCCCTCCCCAACCACTCATATTATCAACACCCATACGGCCGTTATTGTTAATGGAGGCTTTTCCACAAGCTGTGCAAAACAAAACTCGTTTGTGTATCCATTGTAAGGTAACTTAGTTATCCCACACACAGAGTCGAAAAACCAGATTTGTTTAATCCTGTTAAAATTTTCTAGGGCATGAAAAATCAAGTAAAGAAGACCGGCGGTCTGACGTTTTCGCGGCATTTCACCCGGGAAGGCGTGAGCCCTTTCGATCAGTTCGGGTATGACCTTCGTTCGTCCGTTATCCGCAACCCTGGCGGAGACGTAGTTTTTGAAATGAATAATGTGGAAGTGCCGAAGGGTTGGTCGCAGATCGCTACCGATATTCTGGCCCAGAAATACTTCCGGAAAGCCGGCGTACCCCAGCCCGATGGCTCCCTGGGCAGGGAAACGTCCGTCCGCCAGGTAGTGCACCGCATGGCCAACTGCTGGCGCGCATGGGGAGAACGATACGATTATTTCGCCTCCGCCAAAGACGCACAGGTATTTTACGAGGAACTGGCCTATTGCATGCTCAACCAGGCCTGCGTGCCCAACTCCCCCCAGTGGTTCAATACCGGCCTCTATGAAAGCTACGGCATCAAAGGGAAGCCCCAGGGCCATTATTATGTGGACCCCAAAACCGAAAAACTCCAGAAATCCACCTCCGCATACGAACGCCCGCAGCCTCACGCCTGCTTCATCCTGAGCGTGGACGACGACCTGGTGAACGACGGCGGGATCATGGACCTCTGGGTCCGCGAAGCCCGTATCTTCAAATACGGCTCCGGTGTGGGTACCAACTTCTCCCGCATCCGCGGCGAAAATGAAAAGCTCGGCGGCGGCGGCTCCTCCTCCGGCCTGATGAGCTTCCTCAAAATCGGCGACCGCGCCGCAGGCGCCATCAAATCCGGCGGCACCACGCGCCGGGCGGCCAAAATGGTCTGCCTCGACCTCGACCACCCCGAAATCCTCCAGTTCATCAACTGGAAAGTGGAAGAAGAAAAGAAAGTAGGCGCCCTCATCCAGGCCGGTTACGCTTCCGATTACGAAGGCGAAGCCTACAAGACCGTGTCCGGCCAGAACTCCAACAACTCCGTCCGCATCCCCAATACCTTCTTTCATGCCCTGGAAGCGGACGGCGAATGGAACCTGACCGCCCGCACCACCGGGAAAGTGATGAAATCGGTGAAAGCCAGTGACTTGTGGAACCAGATCGCCTATGCGGCCTGGCGCTGCGCCGACCCCGGCACCCAATACGACACTACCATCAACGAGTGGCATACCTGTCCGAAAGGCGGCCGCATCAACGCATCCAACCCCTGTTCCGAATACATGTTCCTCGACAACACGGCCTGCAACCTGGCTTCCGTGAACCTCCGCCGGTTTTTCGACGAAAGCACCAGCCGGTTCGACGTGGAAGGGTTCGAGTATACGGTAAGATTATGGACCGTAGTGCTCGAAGTGTCCGTGCTTATGGCGCAGTTCCCTTCCCGCGAGGTGGCGGAGCTGAGCTACCAGTACCGCACCCTTGGGCTTGGATACGCCAACCTGGGCAGCATGCTCATGGTGAGCGGCATCGCGTACGACAGCGAGGAAGCCCGCGGGATCGCGGGGGCCATCACCGCGATCATGACAGGCGTTTCCTATAAAACGTCCGCCG
Above is a genomic segment from Chitinophaga pollutisoli containing:
- a CDS encoding geranylgeranylglyceryl/heptaprenylglyceryl phosphate synthase yields the protein MYRKIYNSFIERKAKGTKSFAVLIDPDKVTPDGIADLAGKCTESKVDYIFLGGSLVITDHLDDVVQQIKASCDIPVILFPGSPSQVSRYADALLYLSMISGRNPELLIGQHVVSAAAVKKSGLEVISTGYMVIDGGAPTTVSYISNATPIPADKDDIAMCTAMAGDMLGMKVIYMDAGSGARKPITESMIQRVSSQVEVPVIVGGGIRTAEKAYLNCKAGADIIVVGNAIEKDASLIREIADAVHSAPVNAAR